The following are from one region of the Littorina saxatilis isolate snail1 linkage group LG2, US_GU_Lsax_2.0, whole genome shotgun sequence genome:
- the LOC138959562 gene encoding uncharacterized protein isoform X1, with product MALYIEPPTGNISLQKLETFALKRLDFISRIKEARGDVCRLQEIVCDDGAVADSDCLIAGSAKDKVSHFMLRLLLGGDPETHDFFCRAETSLFDFHFSCMSEEEMNKFFNKVNSQLHRKKLKPRQLTTPDSFESQDISCILGVFSNIRQSVGSWKKVIELYMAQCSNSYFSVPFQCILQLVSTRQVTLKGGMANVPFSKLRHVLREQFLSLMRLAAKQANRQHHSALVDDRLRGLWRKLKQMHRRRHPSAFGDNLLPGITLEQVDVLASKYPLCMSILLRSLRQKHRLGHHARIQLTLFLKDLGLPVHHAIALWQREYSQPPGTDCRCSHNWQTDGRRYTYSIRHLYGLEGARRNYRGHSCESLQQRLLGCGEEGGCPFSHWDDTALSTELRSMALQDSDISHIFSLRGAGHFSAACQSCIYRTKSSREQLAMDVEECCVKSSSSDMKGQTMTDIQSTQMLNVKSICSRTQVGEGTDATDVRTVFSYRHDKACEQVSISSSPEVLHRADFCTTEEDGACVTKPVETFDARVTTLERKGNTMSMSITEPKQENINITVENEACVKLHERRKPYKRKCQLANEAEVHRSKTLCVSPLEAKTISKGNLQERTVTCFQHDQDTAAKSKPCRITIHETCLSKKSVGPTELKVRTSMSAQVPTAEQRHGSRSSTQCCDRDVCFNQRTGSHTQTVVKEVSIQLSRPVHYFQLSYQCMLENLKS from the exons GCTGCTGTTGGGTGGGGATCCTGAAACACATGACTTTTTTTGCCGAGCAGAAACATCTTTGTTTGACTTCCACTTTTCCTGCATGAGTGAAGAGGAAATGAACAAATTCTTCAACAAAGTCAACAGCCAGCTTCACAGAAAGAAATTAAAGCCCAGACAACTGACGACACCCGACAGctttgaaagtcaagacatcaGTTGCATTTTAGGTGTTTTCAGCAACATCAGACAGTCTGTGGGCTCATGGAAGAAGGTCATTGAACTCTACATGGCACAATGCAGCAATAGTTATTTTTCAGTGCCTTTCCAGTGCATTCTGCAGCTGGTGAGTACAAGACAGGTCACGCTCAAGGGTGGGATGGCAAATGTACCTTTCAGCAAACTGCGTCACGTTTTAAGAGAGCAATTTTTGTCACTGATGCGACTGGCGGCTAAACAGGCAAATCGTCAGCACCACAGCGCTTTAGTGGATGACAGGCTCAGAGGTCTATGGAGAAAACTCAAG CAGATGCACAGAAGACGGCATCCAAGTGCCTTTGGAGACAACCTGCTGCCAGGAATAACTTTAGAACAGGTGGATGTGTTGGCAAGCAAGTACCCCCTTTGTATGTCCATACTTCTGCGCTCACTTCGCCAGAAACATCGCCTGGGTCATCATGCAAGG ATTCAGCTGACTCTCTTCCTCAAAGACCTGGGCCTGCCAGTTCATCATGCCATCGCCTTGTGGCAGAGGGAGTACAGTCAGCCGCCTGGTACAGACTGTCGATGTAGCCATAACTGGCAGACCGACGGCCGCAGGTATACCTACAGCATCAGACATCTGTACGGCCTGGAGGGTGCGCGACGCAACTATCGTGGACACTCTTGTGAATCGCTGCAG CAACGCCTCCTTGGATGCGGTGAAGAGGGAGGATGCCCCTTCTCACACTGGGATGACACAGCCCTGTCCACGGAGCTGCGTTCCATGGCTCTGCAAGACAGCGACATCTCACACATTTTCTCCTTGAGGGGAGCAGGGCATTTCTCTGCTGCTTGTCAAAGCTGCATCTACCGCACCAAGTCAAGTAGAGAACAACTTGCAATGGATGTAGAGGAGTGCTGTGTCAAGTCGAGCAGCTCAGACATGAAAGGACAGACTATGACAGATATTCAGAGTACACAGATGTTGAATGTGAAGTCCATCTGCAGTAGAACACAGGTTGGTGAAGGCACAGATGCTACAGATGTCAGAACTGTGTTCAGTTACAGACATGACAAGGCTTGTGAGCAAGTGAGCATTTCCTCCAGCCCAGAAGTTCTGCACAGAGCAGACTTCTGCACGACTGAAGAAGATGGTGCTTGTGTAACAAAACCCGTGGAGACTTTTGATGCCAGGGTAACCACATTGGAAAGAAAAGGGAACACAATGTCTATGTCCATCACTGAACCAAAGCAAGAAAACATAAACATAACTGTGGAAAATGAAGCCTGTGTCAAACTTCATGAAAGAAGAAAACCATACAAGAGAAAATGCCAACTTGCGAATGAGGCTGAGGTTCACAGAAGCAAGACTTTGTGTGTGAGCCCGCTGGAAGCCAAAACCATTTCAAAAGGAAACCTGCAAGAAAGGACAGTGACATGTTTTCAACATGACCAGGACACTGCTGCCAAGTCTAAGCCTTGCAGAATCACAATACATGAAACATGTTTATCTAAGAAGTCAGTTGGACCAACAGAACTCAAAGTTAGAACATCAATGTCCGCTCAAGTTCCAACAGCTGAGCAGAGGCACGGAAGCCGGTCATCCACCCAGTGCTGTGATCGTGATGTGTGTTTTAATCAGAGAACAGGTTCACATACTCAAACTGTGGTAAAAGAAGTCAGTATTCAGTTGTCAAGACCAGTTCACTACTTCCAGTTGAGTTATCAGTGCATGCTGGAGAATCTCAAGTCATAA